Proteins encoded in a region of the Streptomyces sp. NBC_00258 genome:
- a CDS encoding STAS domain-containing protein, whose product MGPHPSLFDECRVVGASGELDLTTAPGFTRDLEDVRRGTGRLFLIVDLSGLTFMDGSALDPLCAAWDDCRSRRGWTRVVYARPCIGLVFRAGAVVERFPRYASARDAWRGMPADGPEQWNSTADRSA is encoded by the coding sequence ATGGGCCCGCATCCCAGCCTGTTCGACGAGTGCCGTGTGGTCGGGGCGAGCGGCGAGCTGGACCTGACGACCGCCCCGGGGTTCACCCGTGACCTGGAGGACGTGCGCCGCGGCACCGGGCGCCTCTTCCTCATCGTCGACCTGAGCGGCCTGACGTTCATGGACGGCAGCGCCCTGGACCCGCTGTGCGCGGCCTGGGACGACTGCCGGTCGCGGCGCGGCTGGACCCGGGTCGTCTACGCCCGCCCGTGCATAGGTCTGGTGTTCCGGGCCGGCGCGGTCGTCGAGCGCTTCCCCCGGTACGCCAGTGCCCGGGACGCCTGGCGGGGCATGCCCGCCGACGGCCCGGAACAGTGGAACTCGACGGCGGACCGATCCGCGTAG
- a CDS encoding DUF5994 family protein, with protein sequence MTTVPVLEPLPSQPLARLRLAPHSTMPRRIDGAWWPHSRDLLAELPLLIGALPRTWGQITGVTVNTAMWAVSPGRMLVANHVVRLSRSTGTHGRHTVCLVSPGRGRWDLLVVPPEVDAADAEPLMAAAAAGVRPAG encoded by the coding sequence ATGACCACCGTCCCCGTCCTCGAACCCCTGCCTTCGCAGCCCCTCGCCCGCCTCCGACTGGCCCCGCACAGCACCATGCCGCGCCGTATCGACGGGGCGTGGTGGCCCCACTCGCGCGATCTGCTCGCCGAACTTCCGCTGCTGATCGGCGCCTTGCCCCGGACATGGGGACAGATCACCGGCGTCACCGTGAACACGGCGATGTGGGCGGTGTCGCCCGGCCGGATGCTCGTCGCGAACCACGTCGTACGGCTGAGCCGGTCGACCGGGACGCACGGCCGGCACACCGTCTGCCTGGTCAGTCCGGGCCGGGGCCGCTGGGACCTGCTGGTCGTGCCCCCGGAGGTCGACGCGGCGGACGCGGAGCCGCTGATGGCGGCCGCGGCGGCGGGCGTGCGTCCGGCCGGCTGA
- a CDS encoding GNAT family N-acetyltransferase, with protein MTEVYLRRLSRWQAEQQRAAVADVHVTAYRGAAGAEYRDRQGFLDRFEQHVQRLGFDMMVADAGGLVGCAYGFQVERTGEWWSDFRGELPTDIEELTASGRTFLLAELMVLPAHRRHGVATLLGERLLARLEADLVVAAVDLERPDGEGSDAGEVGDGGGGGGDGGSRPPNAAQETVRAWGWSKLGLLAPHSPSAVREVWVRKPLR; from the coding sequence ATGACCGAGGTGTACTTGCGCAGACTGTCCCGGTGGCAGGCCGAGCAGCAGCGGGCCGCCGTCGCGGATGTGCACGTCACGGCGTACCGGGGTGCCGCGGGGGCCGAATACCGCGACCGCCAGGGCTTCCTGGACCGGTTCGAGCAGCATGTGCAGCGCCTCGGCTTCGACATGATGGTCGCCGACGCGGGCGGGCTGGTCGGCTGCGCGTACGGGTTCCAGGTGGAGCGGACCGGCGAGTGGTGGTCGGACTTCCGTGGCGAACTTCCCACGGACATCGAGGAACTCACCGCCTCGGGCCGTACCTTCCTGCTCGCCGAGCTGATGGTGCTGCCGGCCCACCGCAGGCACGGCGTCGCGACGCTCCTGGGCGAAAGGCTGCTGGCCCGGCTCGAAGCCGATCTGGTCGTCGCGGCCGTGGACCTGGAGCGACCCGACGGCGAAGGAAGCGACGCCGGAGAGGTCGGTGACGGCGGGGGCGGGGGCGGTGACGGCGGCAGTCGTCCGCCGAACGCGGCCCAGGAGACCGTGCGTGCCTGGGGTTGGTCGAAGCTGGGCCTCCTCGCCCCCCACTCCCCGTCGGCCGTCCGCGAGGTGTGGGTCCGCAAGCCACTGCGGTGA
- a CDS encoding beta-N-acetylglucosaminidase domain-containing protein, producing MDKTLNRSCSWRRKPKPGFRAVVVGLLVGLVLGLLGVAPATPAMAAEHANAEARLPQVWPTPQELRSGHGSQRLPREVVEVVGRRTDPAARRLVERVLRDAGARSIRTVTAGRPLPDADLTVYVGGPGENPATAPVLKRLGGESPRGLPEGGYAVAAGRGQVALSGVDVTGTYYAAQTFRQLVGRGKAVPDVTVRDWPAAALRGVVEGFYGAPWSQRDRLSQLDFYGRTKQNLYVYSPKDDPYLRAKWRDEYPVERLATLKELVDRAAANHVRFTYALSPGLSVCYSSAADTKALVAKFESLYAIGVRSFAVPLDDISYTDWNCAEDGDAYGSGGSAAGSAQASLLNSVVGRFVDAHSDLAPLEMVPTEYSDLADSPYKTALREKLDPSVVVEWTGDGVIAPTISAEQARRARELFGHPVLLWDNYPVNDYTTSRLLLGPYTGREAGVADVVTGITANPMVQAEASKLALFTSADFAWNPDAYDPRASFLASVADLGGRAAPALRIFAENNYSSRLNSTESPTLTPLIKAFTKALDSGDGLTAAARKLRSYFTDMAAAPGELRAHLGSSGFLDETSAWLDKLGAYGTAGGTAVRLMVAQAAGDDDAVRTLYGQLQAQRKELDAVPQQVAPGVMEQFLYDATLRAAPDPGPDASFQPSSLSLAPGASGTTTLTVADNRSTVEQSVSWKIDAPDGLTVSPSSGSVTVPAGGRATATVTLTAAGGAQSGVRSVVVRGDGLVGRAIPVRVTDGDGSERALTANFSGASVSSVDLTSGASAEIAVGKNPGEVVVGADGRTAYAANQGSDSVSVIDVPTGRVTATIAVGDVPAGLALTPDGKTLWVADYSDDAVQPVDLATGTAGPKVPVGDGPENMAITPDGSTLYVANIHDSTVTPVTLPAGRAGTAIPVGPNPFNVVAAPDGRTVYVSNSGGSTVTPIDTATNDTRPTLLVNGQQAYGLALSPDGRTLWVSASTGDRVTPVDTVTGAPGTPVTVGRSAFDVTLDWNGSTAYVTTADAGELVPVTTAGGTVGSALRTGAYPLAAVVTPVPVG from the coding sequence ATGGATAAAACTTTGAACCGGAGCTGCAGCTGGAGGCGGAAGCCGAAGCCGGGATTCAGGGCGGTCGTGGTCGGGCTTCTCGTCGGTCTGGTCCTCGGTTTGCTGGGCGTCGCCCCAGCCACCCCCGCCATGGCGGCCGAGCATGCCAACGCCGAGGCCCGCCTCCCCCAAGTCTGGCCGACGCCACAGGAGTTGCGGTCCGGGCACGGTTCGCAGCGGCTGCCCCGGGAGGTCGTCGAAGTGGTCGGGCGGCGGACCGACCCGGCCGCGCGCAGGCTCGTCGAGCGGGTGCTGCGGGATGCCGGGGCCCGGAGCATCCGGACCGTCACGGCGGGGCGGCCCTTGCCGGACGCCGACCTCACCGTTTATGTCGGCGGGCCGGGCGAAAACCCCGCCACCGCGCCGGTGTTGAAGCGGCTCGGGGGCGAGTCGCCCCGAGGGCTGCCGGAGGGCGGGTACGCGGTTGCCGCCGGGCGCGGGCAGGTCGCGCTGTCCGGCGTGGACGTCACCGGCACGTACTACGCCGCGCAGACCTTCCGTCAGCTGGTCGGCCGAGGCAAGGCCGTACCCGACGTCACCGTCCGCGACTGGCCCGCCGCCGCCCTCCGTGGTGTGGTCGAGGGCTTCTACGGGGCACCCTGGTCGCAGCGGGACCGGCTGTCCCAACTGGACTTCTACGGGCGTACCAAGCAGAACTTGTACGTCTACTCACCCAAGGACGACCCGTATCTGAGGGCGAAGTGGCGGGACGAGTACCCCGTCGAACGGCTCGCGACGCTCAAGGAGCTCGTCGACCGCGCCGCCGCGAACCATGTCCGCTTCACCTACGCCCTCTCACCCGGGCTGTCCGTCTGCTACTCCTCGGCCGCCGACACGAAGGCACTCGTCGCGAAGTTCGAGTCGCTGTACGCCATCGGCGTGCGGTCGTTCGCCGTGCCGCTGGACGACATCAGCTACACCGACTGGAACTGCGCCGAGGACGGGGACGCGTACGGCAGTGGGGGCAGCGCGGCCGGTAGCGCCCAGGCCTCGCTGCTCAACTCGGTCGTCGGCCGCTTCGTCGACGCGCACTCCGACCTCGCGCCGCTGGAGATGGTGCCGACCGAGTACTCCGACCTCGCCGACTCCCCGTACAAGACCGCCCTGCGGGAGAAACTGGACCCGTCGGTCGTCGTCGAGTGGACCGGTGACGGTGTCATCGCGCCCACCATCAGTGCTGAACAGGCGCGCCGGGCAAGGGAGTTGTTCGGGCATCCGGTCCTGCTCTGGGACAACTACCCCGTCAACGACTACACCACCAGCCGGCTGCTGCTCGGCCCGTACACGGGGCGGGAGGCGGGCGTGGCCGACGTCGTCACCGGTATCACCGCCAACCCCATGGTCCAGGCCGAGGCCAGCAAGCTCGCTCTCTTCACCTCCGCCGACTTCGCCTGGAACCCGGACGCGTACGACCCGAGGGCCTCCTTCCTCGCCTCGGTCGCCGACCTCGGCGGGCGGGCGGCCCCGGCCCTGCGGATCTTCGCGGAGAACAACTACTCCTCCCGGCTGAACTCCACCGAGTCGCCCACCCTCACCCCGCTCATCAAGGCGTTCACCAAGGCGCTGGACAGCGGGGACGGGCTGACGGCCGCCGCCCGGAAGCTCCGTTCCTACTTCACCGACATGGCCGCCGCGCCCGGCGAACTCCGCGCCCACCTCGGCAGCTCCGGCTTTCTGGACGAGACTTCGGCCTGGCTGGACAAGCTCGGCGCCTACGGCACCGCCGGCGGCACGGCCGTACGGCTGATGGTCGCGCAGGCGGCGGGCGACGACGACGCGGTGCGGACTCTCTACGGTCAACTCCAGGCTCAGCGCAAGGAGTTGGACGCGGTTCCGCAGCAGGTCGCGCCCGGCGTCATGGAGCAGTTCCTCTACGACGCCACGCTGCGGGCAGCCCCCGATCCCGGCCCGGACGCCTCCTTCCAGCCGTCGTCGCTGTCGCTGGCCCCGGGCGCGAGCGGCACGACCACCCTCACCGTGGCCGACAACCGCTCGACGGTGGAACAGTCCGTCTCCTGGAAGATCGACGCTCCCGACGGTCTCACCGTCTCCCCGTCCTCGGGTTCCGTCACCGTTCCGGCGGGCGGTAGGGCAACCGCCACCGTGACCCTCACGGCGGCCGGCGGGGCGCAGAGCGGCGTACGGTCCGTCGTCGTCCGTGGGGACGGGCTCGTCGGTCGGGCGATTCCCGTGCGGGTGACGGACGGCGACGGCAGCGAGCGCGCACTGACCGCCAACTTCAGTGGTGCGTCGGTCAGTTCGGTGGACCTGACGTCGGGGGCATCGGCCGAGATCGCCGTCGGGAAGAATCCCGGCGAGGTCGTCGTCGGCGCGGACGGCCGCACCGCGTACGCCGCCAACCAGGGATCGGACTCGGTCAGCGTGATCGACGTACCGACGGGCAGGGTGACCGCCACGATCGCCGTCGGTGACGTGCCGGCGGGGCTCGCCCTCACCCCGGACGGGAAGACCCTCTGGGTCGCCGACTACTCCGACGACGCCGTCCAGCCCGTGGACCTCGCGACCGGCACGGCGGGCCCGAAGGTCCCGGTGGGCGACGGCCCGGAGAACATGGCGATCACACCGGACGGGTCCACGCTGTACGTGGCGAACATCCACGACAGCACGGTCACACCCGTAACTCTCCCCGCGGGCAGGGCCGGTACGGCGATCCCTGTCGGACCGAACCCCTTCAACGTCGTCGCGGCGCCCGACGGGAGAACCGTCTACGTGTCCAACTCCGGTGGCTCCACGGTCACTCCGATCGACACCGCCACCAACGACACCCGCCCCACGCTCCTGGTCAACGGACAGCAGGCGTACGGGCTCGCCCTCTCCCCGGACGGGCGCACCCTGTGGGTCAGCGCGAGCACGGGCGACAGGGTCACCCCCGTCGACACGGTCACCGGCGCCCCCGGCACCCCGGTCACCGTCGGCAGGTCCGCGTTCGACGTCACGCTCGACTGGAACGGGAGCACCGCGTACGTCACGACCGCCGACGCCGGTGAACTCGTGCCGGTCACGACGGCGGGCGGCACGGTCGGCAGCGCCCTCCGGACGGGCGCGTATCCGCTGGCCGCGGTGGTGACCCCGGTGCCGGTCGGCTAG
- a CDS encoding GNAT family N-acetyltransferase, with translation MTSFWTGTRIRLRGIEPDDWTAFMRFAVDEERLGDAVCPPRSAEGHRAWAKEQASAEPDGDCFRLAVEALDTGEMVGAVSSNHADPQAGRFEYGVTVGADHRRKGYAAEAVVMLLRFMFAERRYHKCEARVFAYNQGSLALHHRLGFVEEGRLRDHVFLAGRHHDLVLLGILAGEFAQLHPPTEPPFDK, from the coding sequence ATGACATCCTTCTGGACAGGCACGCGGATTCGTCTGCGCGGGATCGAGCCCGACGACTGGACCGCGTTCATGCGGTTCGCCGTGGACGAGGAGCGGTTGGGGGACGCGGTGTGTCCGCCCCGTTCCGCCGAGGGGCATCGCGCCTGGGCGAAGGAGCAGGCCTCTGCCGAGCCCGACGGTGACTGTTTCCGGCTGGCGGTCGAGGCGCTCGACACCGGGGAGATGGTCGGCGCCGTCTCCTCCAACCACGCCGATCCGCAGGCGGGACGGTTCGAGTACGGCGTCACGGTCGGCGCTGATCACCGGCGCAAGGGCTACGCGGCGGAAGCCGTGGTGATGCTGCTGCGGTTCATGTTCGCCGAGCGGCGCTACCACAAGTGCGAAGCGCGGGTCTTCGCCTACAACCAGGGGTCGTTGGCGCTCCATCACCGGCTCGGATTCGTCGAGGAGGGGCGCCTCCGCGATCACGTGTTCCTCGCCGGCCGGCACCACGATCTCGTCCTCCTGGGCATACTCGCCGGCGAGTTCGCCCAACTGCACCCGCCGACCGAGCCACCCTTCGACAAGTAG
- a CDS encoding PP2C family protein-serine/threonine phosphatase has protein sequence MSDSDAPGGRESPGIRTDPDAGADADVETDADAHVETDADPDPDIAHTPSPSRSLDSEIDMGVDIDFAKVFQALPSPVLLLAPDLTILAANRAYVQVSGRGLDELVGRFLFDVFPDSPSEEATGARTLRTSLERLLATGERDTMALQKYDVEVPDRPGVFEERYWSTVNIPVLDADGRVSLIAHRVEEVTALIRARQAATPTQGTQHASPTTLSQEDAMTADLLTRSQELQELNEELRKAHARTHEVAVTLQRAMLPGTALPRHGFAAVRYSPAASFLNVCGDWYDLIDLDEDRLAAAVGDVVGHGLEAAGVMGQLRSALSAAIRATGRPADALTTLAQHAHTVEGALATTAVQAVIDRAAHTVTYSCAGHPPPLLAHPDGTVDLLDTATDPPLAACDDTILRTQATVSYTPGATLVLYTDGLIERRGEDIDQGLHRLTHSLKRHHTLPPEPLADAILTDLVPAPRRGPDDDTALVVIRL, from the coding sequence ATGAGCGACAGTGATGCGCCTGGTGGGAGAGAGAGCCCGGGCATCAGGACGGACCCCGACGCCGGTGCGGACGCCGACGTGGAAACAGATGCGGACGCCCACGTGGAAACCGACGCCGATCCCGATCCCGACATCGCCCACACCCCCTCCCCCTCCCGCTCTCTCGACAGCGAAATCGACATGGGCGTCGACATCGACTTCGCGAAGGTCTTCCAGGCCCTGCCCAGCCCGGTCCTGCTGCTCGCGCCCGACCTGACGATCCTCGCCGCGAACCGGGCCTATGTGCAGGTATCGGGCCGTGGCCTCGACGAGCTGGTCGGGCGGTTCCTCTTCGACGTGTTTCCCGACAGCCCCTCCGAGGAGGCCACCGGCGCCCGGACCCTGCGTACATCGCTCGAACGGCTGCTGGCCACCGGCGAGCGGGACACCATGGCCCTGCAGAAGTACGACGTCGAGGTGCCCGACCGACCGGGTGTGTTCGAGGAGCGTTACTGGAGCACGGTCAACATCCCGGTCCTCGACGCGGACGGGCGGGTGTCGCTCATCGCCCACCGCGTCGAGGAGGTCACGGCTCTGATCCGCGCCCGCCAGGCCGCCACCCCGACGCAGGGCACCCAGCACGCCTCCCCGACCACGCTCAGTCAGGAGGACGCGATGACCGCCGACCTCCTGACCCGCTCCCAGGAACTGCAGGAACTCAACGAGGAGCTGCGCAAGGCCCACGCCCGCACGCACGAGGTCGCCGTCACGCTGCAGCGCGCCATGCTGCCCGGCACCGCGCTGCCGCGGCACGGCTTCGCCGCTGTCCGGTATTCGCCCGCGGCCAGCTTCCTCAACGTATGCGGCGACTGGTACGACCTGATCGACCTCGACGAGGACCGGCTGGCCGCGGCGGTCGGCGACGTCGTCGGCCACGGTCTGGAGGCGGCCGGCGTCATGGGCCAGCTGCGCAGCGCCCTGAGCGCCGCGATCCGCGCCACCGGCCGGCCCGCCGACGCGCTCACCACCCTCGCCCAGCACGCGCACACCGTCGAGGGCGCGCTCGCCACGACCGCCGTCCAGGCCGTCATCGACCGCGCCGCCCACACGGTCACGTACAGCTGCGCCGGCCACCCGCCGCCACTCCTGGCCCACCCCGACGGAACGGTCGACCTCCTGGACACGGCCACCGACCCGCCCCTGGCGGCCTGCGACGACACCATCCTCCGCACCCAGGCGACGGTGTCCTACACCCCAGGCGCCACCCTCGTCCTCTACACCGACGGCCTGATCGAACGCCGCGGCGAAGACATCGACCAGGGCCTCCACCGCCTCACCCACAGCCTCAAACGCCACCACACCCTGCCCCCGGAACCCCTGGCGGACGCCATCCTCACCGACCTGGTCCCGGCCCCACGCCGCGGCCCGGACGACGACACGGCACTGGTGGTGATCCGGCTGTGA
- a CDS encoding DUF5994 family protein, which translates to MSATTDRPPLRIVPFRAPTARLALKPTNTPPGLERLPELPRLPGLLDGAWWPRSRDLTHELSALADVLDPLGGRITRIAVNCSYWPVVPRRIPVNGHVVKVGWFTTELDPHKILLLSHTTGRWNLLVIPPESSSSAAARLMAAASDSTGPSTTATATELIAAEHALHGAPATDGTRNPAEAWQDDETDPPLLPLVKEAALARPVPPVTGR; encoded by the coding sequence ATGTCCGCGACCACCGATCGTCCCCCGCTGCGGATCGTCCCCTTCAGGGCTCCGACCGCCCGCCTCGCGCTGAAACCGACGAACACTCCCCCAGGACTTGAGCGACTCCCAGAACTTCCTCGACTTCCTGGACTTCTGGACGGCGCCTGGTGGCCCCGCTCCCGCGACCTGACACACGAACTCTCCGCCCTGGCCGACGTCCTGGACCCTCTCGGCGGCCGGATCACCCGGATCGCCGTCAACTGCTCCTACTGGCCGGTCGTCCCCCGCAGGATCCCCGTCAACGGCCATGTGGTGAAGGTGGGTTGGTTCACCACGGAGCTGGACCCCCACAAGATCCTGCTGCTCTCCCACACCACCGGCCGCTGGAACCTCCTGGTGATCCCTCCGGAGTCGAGTTCCTCCGCGGCCGCGCGGCTCATGGCGGCCGCGAGCGACAGCACCGGCCCGTCCACGACCGCGACCGCCACCGAACTCATCGCGGCGGAGCACGCCCTGCACGGCGCCCCGGCGACCGACGGAACACGGAATCCCGCGGAAGCCTGGCAGGACGACGAGACCGACCCTCCGCTGCTCCCGCTGGTCAAAGAGGCCGCGCTCGCCCGGCCCGTTCCCCCGGTCACAGGGCGGTGA
- the fabG gene encoding 3-oxoacyl-ACP reductase FabG: MEQATARSVFVTGGNRGIGLATARRLAAAGDRVTVTYRGEEPPPETAEFLAVRCDVKDSQQVDRAFKEAEAAHGPVTVLVANAGTTQDRLLVRMTEEDFTSVVDTNLTGSFRVARRAVRGMLRAGHGRIVLISSTAALHGAAGQTNYAASKAGLVGFARSLTHELGPRDITCNVVAPGLTETDMSRALTEEQRGNLLRQTPAGRLARPEEVADAVAFLVGAGYVRGAVIPVDGGAGLGH, translated from the coding sequence ATGGAACAGGCAACGGCCCGGTCGGTCTTCGTGACCGGGGGGAACCGGGGGATCGGGCTGGCCACGGCCCGCCGTCTCGCGGCGGCGGGGGACCGGGTCACGGTGACGTACCGGGGTGAGGAGCCGCCGCCCGAGACCGCGGAATTCCTCGCCGTACGCTGCGATGTGAAGGACAGTCAACAGGTGGACCGGGCCTTCAAGGAGGCCGAGGCGGCCCACGGTCCGGTCACCGTCCTGGTCGCCAACGCCGGTACCACCCAGGATCGTCTGCTGGTGCGGATGACCGAGGAGGACTTCACCTCCGTCGTCGACACCAACCTCACGGGGTCGTTCCGGGTCGCCCGGCGGGCGGTACGCGGAATGCTGCGCGCGGGCCACGGACGTATCGTGCTGATCTCCTCCACGGCGGCGCTGCACGGAGCCGCCGGGCAGACCAACTACGCGGCCTCGAAGGCGGGTCTGGTCGGTTTCGCCCGTTCGCTGACCCACGAACTCGGCCCCCGGGACATCACCTGCAACGTGGTGGCGCCCGGCCTGACCGAGACGGACATGAGCCGTGCGCTCACCGAGGAGCAGCGCGGGAACCTGCTGCGGCAGACCCCGGCCGGCCGGCTCGCCCGACCGGAGGAGGTCGCCGACGCGGTGGCGTTCCTGGTCGGCGCCGGGTATGTGCGCGGCGCGGTGATCCCGGTGGACGGGGGCGCGGGGCTGGGGCATTGA